The Rudaeicoccus suwonensis sequence GCGGCGATCGAAGCGCAACACAGGTGGACAGGTCCGAAGGGCAGGCCGTGTCCCTGGTTAGGCTTCCGGCGTGTCATCTGGGTTGACCGGCTATCTCGTGCTGGCAGGTGTGGGCGTCGTCGGCGCCCTGCTTTTCGCTGCCTCGATGACCGCGCGACGCCTGTTGGCGCCCCGCGCACCGAGCCCGGCGAAGCTGACGACCTACGAGTCGGGCGTCGATCCGGTCACCGGTGGCTGGGCCCAGAGTCACATCCGCTACGTCGCCTACGCCTTTCTGTATGTCGTCTTCGCCGTCGATGCGGTCTACCTCTTCCCCTGGGCGCTGGTGCTGCGCAATCACCGCCTCGGCGTCGTCAGCCTGGTCGAGATGGGCATCTTCATCGCGGTCGTGCTCGTCGGCCTGCTGCACGCCGCACGTCGTGGCCTGCTGACCTGGTCGGACCACAAGGAGCCGCAGTGACCACCGACCTGCCCATGCCCCGTGTCGGCGCCGCGCAAGTGGCGGCGCCCAAGCCGATGCGCTTGGTGCTCAACTGGGGCCGGCGCTACTCGCTGTGGGTCTTCAACTTCGGACTCGCTTGCTGCGCCATCGAATTCATCGCGGCGTCGATGGCCCGCCACGACTTCATCCGACTCGGCGTGATCCCGTTCGCACCCGGTCCGCGCCAGGCCGACCTCATGGTGGTCTCCGGCACCGTCACCGACAAGATGGCGCCGGCCGTCCGCCGCCTCTACGACCAGATGCCCGAACCGAAATACGTCATCAGCTTCGGCGCCTGCAGCAACTCCGGCGGCCCTTACTGGGACTCCTACTGCGTGACCAAGGGCGTCGACCAACTGATCCCGGTCGACGTCTACGTGCCGGGGTGCCCGCCGCGCCCGGAGGCCCTGCTCAACGGGATCCTCGTGCTGCAGCAGCAGATCGCCGGCGAGAAGCTGCGCGGCCGTGCGCTGCGTGACCGCCTCGGTCCGTATGCCGGTCGTCGCGTCTCCGCGGCAGAGGTCTCCAGGCCGCTCGTCGCGCCACCGGAGGTAGCTCAGTGACCGATGAGGCGAGTGCTGCGGCATACCAAATCCCTTGGAAGACATGTGAATTCGGTGACTGGTCCGCCACTCTCGAGCAGCAACGCGAGGACGGTTTCACCTTTTTCGACTTCATCACTGCGGTCGACGAGACCGACGCCGAGCCCGCCGGATTCGACGTCGTCGCCCACCTGTATGACGTGACGCCCGGCCACCTGCGCGAGATTTTCGTGCGCACCCGCGTGCCGGACGGTCAGGCGATTGCGAGCGTGACCAGCCTCTGGCCGGGCGCCGCATGGCACGAGCGCGAGACCCACGAGATGTTCGGCATCGCCTTCGAGGGATTCACCGACGCCAGCGGGTCCGGGCTGCGCCCGCTGCTGCTGCCGGACGGTTTCGACGGCACGCCCCTGCGCAAGTCGTTCGTCCTCGTGGCTCGCGCGAGCAAGCCATGGCCCGGCGCCAAGGAGCCCGGTGGAGACAGCAAGGACGGCAAACCGGCACGCGCGCCGCGTCGTCGCATGCAGCCTCCGGGCGTCCCCGACGAGAGTTGGGGGCCGCGATGATTTCGGCCGAAAACCGTTGCCATCCAGCCAAATCGGGTGATCGGGCGTGACTCTCTCAGAGATCGTCGTGCGCGCCGTCTGCGTGTTGGTGGCCTTCCTGGTGCTGCCCTTGCTGGTCGGGCAGACCGAGCACAAGGTCATGGCTCACATGCAAGGCCGCCTCGGGCCGATGGAGGCCGGTGGCTTCCACGGCTGGGCGCAACTGGTCGCCGACGGCATCAAGTTCTCGCAGAAGGAGGACATCGTCCCGCTGGCGGCTGACAAGCGGGTCTTCCGCCTTGCGCCGGCCCTCGGAATCGTCGCTTACCTGCTGGCGCTGGCCGTCATACCGTTCGGTCCCGGGTTCTACGGCGCCACCGTGCCGGCGAGTCTCGTGTTCTTGCTGGCGGTGACCGGCTTCGGCACCGTCGGCACCCTGATGGCCGGGTGGTCCAGCGGCAACAAGTACGCCCTGCTCGGCGGTCTGCGCAGCGCGGCCCAATTGGTGTCGTACGAGTTGCCGTTGATCCTGACGTGCGCATCCTTCGCGATCGCCGCCGGTTCCCTGTCGCTGACCGGCATCCTGCACGCTTGGTCGCCGTGGTGGCTGCTGTGGCAGTTGCCCGGCGCGGTCGTGCTCGTGGTGGCGGCCACCGCCGAGTTGCAGCGGCCGCCGTTCGACATGCCGGTCGCCGACTCCGAGCTGGTGATGGGTCCCTATACCGAATACACCGGGCTCCGCTTCGCGCTGTTCCTGCTGGCGGAGTACGCCGGCATCGTCGTCATGTCGCTGCTGCTGTCGGTGCTCTATCTCGGCGGCTGGCACGGGCCGTTCCCCGGAACGGTCGGCTGGCTGTGGACCCTGCTCAAGGGTTTCGTCATCGCCGTGCTGATCATCTGGGTGCGCGTCGCCTGGCCGCGGCTGAGGGAGGACCAACTGCAACGGGTGGCCTGGCTCGGACTCGTGCCGATCGCGTTGTTCCAACTGGCATTGACCGCAGTCGTCGTGGTGGTGATGAACCGATGAGCACATTCCTGTCCGGTCTGGCCAAGGGCATGGCGACGACCGCGCGCACGATGACGCAGCACGCGCACACCCAGCAGTACCCACACGTGCACCCTGACCTGCCCAACCGCAGCCGCGGCGTCATCGCCCTGCTGGAGGAGAACTGCACCTCCTGCATGCTCTGCGCGCGCGAGTGCCCCGACTGGTGCATCTACATCGACTCGCACAAGGAGACCGTCGAACCCGGCCCCGAGGGCGGCCGGGCGCGCCAGCACAACGTGCTCGACCGGTTCGCGATCGACTTCAGCCTGTGCATGTACTGCGGCATCTGCATCGACGTCTGCCCGTTCGACGCGCTGTTCTGGAGCCCGGAGTTCGAATACTCCGAGACCGACATCCGCAACCTGCTGCACGAGAAGGACAAGCTCGGCGAGTGGATGCCGACGGTGCCACCGCCGGAGGCCACGGCCGTCATCGCCACTGATGTCACAGCCGTCGCCGCTTCGACCGCTGCCCCTGACTCCGCGCCGGTCGACTCCCCAGCCGTCGATGCCGATCCGGGTGAGACACCGTGACGACATACGACGTGTTGTTCACCATCGCCGGGGTCATCAGCGCCGGCTCCGGGATCCTCGCCGTCGGCACCAAACACCTCGTGCACGCCGCGCTGTGGCTCGTCGTCAGCCTGACCGCGTTGTGCGGCTGCTACCTCGTGCTCGGCGCCGAACTCGTCGCCCTCGTGCAACTCCTGGTGTATGTCGGTGCCGTCGTCGTCCTCGTGCTCTTCGCGTTGATGCTCACCCGGGCCCCGATCGGCCGCAGCCACGACCACGACACGTCCCTGCTGCAGCGCGCGGCGGCCCTCGTCGTCGGCGCCGCCACCGCGGCCCTGCTCGCAGCGGTCCTGGTCGCTGCCTTCGGCACCCAGACCGTCGCTATCCATGGAGGCACCAGCCAGCAGCTCGCCACCCAGTTGTTCGGCACCTGGGTGTGGCCCTTCGAGTTGCTGTCCGCCTTGCTGCTGGTCGCGCTCGTGGCCGCTCTCGCGTTGTCCCGCCTGCGGATTCGCACCCGCGCCGACGTCGAGGCGGGTCAGTCGTGATCCACCCGCTGCTGCCGTTCACGCTCGTCGGTCTGTTGTTCGGCATCGGGCTGTATGGCGTGCTCGCGCGCCGCAACGCCGTGCTCCTGCTGATCGGCGTCGAGCTCATGCTGGCCGCCTCCGGACTGCTGTTCGTGACCGTCGGATCGCTGACCACCGATGCGATGCGCTCCGGTCAGGTGCTCACGATCTTCGTCATCACCATCGCGGCCGCCGAGATCGCGGTCGCGCTCGCGGTGGTGCTGGCGGTCTTCCGGGCCCGCGGCACCATCGATCTCGCCCAGGCGGGTGAGGACGACTGATGCGCGCCTCCACCGTGCTCGCTTCTTCCGTGTTCGATCAGCACACACTCGCGCTGCACCTCGGCATCCAGCCCAGCCATCTTGCGATCCTGCTGCCCGCAGCGGTCGCCGCCCTGGTCGTGCTCGTCACCCGCGGCAGTTCACGTGCAGCCTTCGTCGTCGCCGCAACCGGCAGCTTCCTCGGGCTGCTCGCGGCGATCGCGCTGCTCGCACAACAGGTCAAAGGCGGCGCAGTCGTCGACCCTCGCACCATCGGCGCGCTGCCGGTCGGCACGGATCTCGGCATACCGCTGCGGCTACACGTGAACGACCTCGCGGCTCTGGTCTCGGTGGCCGTCGCGCTGGTGTCGTGGACTGTGCAACTGTTCGCACGCTGGTACCTGTTCAGCGACCCGCGCTATCGCCAGTTCGCAGCAACGGTGGGCCTGTTCACGGCCGCGATGCAACTGGTCGTGCTCTCGGGCGACGTCCTGCTGACCGTCGTCGGTTGGGAACTCATGGGCTGGTGCTCGTATCTGCTGATCGGTCACGAGTCCGAGCGGGGGAAGGCCAGACGTGCGGCATACAAGGCGTTCATCGTCACCCGGTTGGCCGATGCACCCTTCCTCGTCGGCCTGGTGGCACTGGCCATCGGAGCCCACAGCACCTCGATCAGCGCCATCGTCACGCACTGGAGCACGGTCGCCCACGATCACCACGCAGCGCTCGCCGCGGCGATGATCTGCATCGTGTGCGGAGTGGCCGGCAAATCCGCGCAGTTCCCGTTCCAGGACTGGCTGCCCGACGCGATGGAGGGCCCGACCCCGGCCTCGGCGCTCATCCACGCCGCCACCATGGTCGCCGCCGGCACCGTCGTCCTCGCCAGCCTGCTGCCGCTGCTCGAGCGCTCCGACCCCGCGCGACTGGTGCTGACGATCTCGGCCGCGATTTCCACCGTGCTCGCCGCCGTCCTCGCGTTCTGCCAGCACGATCTGAAGAAACTCCTCGCATGGTCCACCGTCTCGCAGGTCGGTCTGATGTTGCTGGGCCTGGCGGTCATGCCGGTCGGTGGCACGGCATCGCTCGGCATCGAGCACCTGCTGGCCCACGCAATGTTCAAGGCGTTGCTCTTCCTCACCTTCGGCTGGCTGGCCGTGCTCGCGGGCGGCACTGCAGTCGAACGCTTCTCGGGCGCGCTCAACCGGCATCGCGGCCCACGCACCCTGGTCGGCATCGGACTGCTGTCCCTCGCCGGAGTCCCGCCGCTGATGGGCTTCGTGTCCAAGGACCTCATCGTCGACCAGGCCGCCCGGCAGGCGGTCGACGGCAGCCTGGTGGGGCAGATCGCGTTCGTCGCACTGATCTGCGTGGTCGCGCTGACGGCGGCATACACCACGCGGGTCTGGCTGATCCTCACCCGCCGCACGGGCAGCCAGCGAGTGCAGACGCTGCGCGCGATCGAGGACTCCTACGACGTGCGCGACGTCGGCATCGTCGAGATGCTGGTCGGCTCCGCCCCGGTCGACGCCCACGGCCGTCCGGTCGAGATCCCCGAGCCGGAGCCCGAGCCGGAGCCTGTGTATGACGACGAACCCGACCCCTCCGTTCCCAGGCCCGGCGCCGGTGCCCGCGCCGGGCTGCAACTGCTGGCGATCTTCGCGATCGTCGGCGGTGCGCTGGTCTTCACTCCGCTGCTCGACATCGACTGGCGGCACTCCGACGGGTGGCTCATCGCGGCCGCTCTCGTGCTGATGGCCGCCGTCGCCCTGCTGGTCCGGTGGATGTCGATCGGCACCGTGTATGGCGATGCCGCCGCCCGGTTGCCGCTGCCGTTGCGCAGCAGCGCCTCCCGTGGCCTGGATGTCGATGCTGTCTACCAGCGTGCCGTCGCTCGCCCGGTGCTGGCGCTGGCCCACGCGGTCAGTGGTGTGGAGAGTCGACTCGACCGCACCGTGCAGTCGGCACCCGCCGTCACCACTGCGCTGGCCCGCCGCGGCGCGTCCTGGCACACCCGCAAGCCCGAGACCGGTCTGGTCGCGGTCGCTCTCGGGCTGGTCATCGCCGCGCTGGTCGGAGCGACGCTGTGGTGATCGCGCTCCTTGCGGCACCGCTGGTGCCGATCGTCCTGGGGCTCGCCCTCATCGTGCTCGACCGGTCACCTCGCGTCATCGGCGCCCGGACGGCCTTCGTCGCAGCGATCGTCGCCACTCTCGTCGCCCTCGGCTGCTCGATCGCCGTCGCACGGCAACGGCCGACCCTCGACCAGGCATGGGTGCCGCAGATCGGGATGCGTCTGCACCTAGGTGTCGACGGCATCAGCGTGCCGTTGCTGCTGCTGACCGCCGCCGTCGGTGTGCTGGTCGTGTTGCATGCCCGGCACGAGCAGCCCGGCGGCGGCACTCCCGGCACCTACTTCGGCTGCCTGCTGCTGGTCATCGGCGGCGGCATCGCCAGCTTCGTGGTGCAGGACGCCATCAGCTTCTTCCTGGCATTCGAGGTCGTGCTGATCCCGATGTGGGTGCTCGTCAACCGCTTCGGCGACCCGCGCGACGCCGACGAAAGATCACGCGCCGCAACGACATTCGTGCTCTACACGGTCCTCGGGTCGACGCTCATGCTGGTCGGCATCCTGGCTCTGGTGACCTCGGCCGGCACCTCCGACCTGACCCAGCTGGCGCACCACCACCTGTCCGCCGGCCGGCAGACCATCATCGCGGTGATCCTGCTCGTCGGTCTGGGTATCAAGGTGCCGCTGTGGCCGTTGCACTCCTGGCTGCCGCGCGCGCATACGGTCGCGCCCACCGCGGCGTCAATGCTGCTCGCCGCGGTGCTGCTCAAGATGGGAACGTATGGCGTGGTGCGCCTCGTGATCGCGCCGTTGCCCGAAGGCGTGCAGCGGCTTGCGCCATACGTCGGCACGCTCGCCGTGATCGGCATCGTCTGGGGCGGTCTGGTCTGCCTTGTGGAGCGCAGTCTCAAGCGCCTGATCGCATGGTCGTCCGTCGCCCACATGGGTTTCGTGATGCTCGCCCTGATGAGTGGAACGGTGATCGGTGTACAGGCGGCGTTGTTCGCCAACATCGCCCACGGCATCGCTTCGGCGCTGCTGTTCGCGGTGGTCGGCGGGCTCAAGAAGCGTTGGGGCGGCGACGATCTCGACACCGCTCGACGTGCCTTGCGCGACGCGTCACCGCGGTTGTCGCTGGCCCTGGTCATCGGCCTGGCGGCCTCGTTGGGACTACCCGGACTGGCCGGATTCTGGGGTGAGGCGCTGACCATCCTGGGCGCGTGGAACCCCGGCGGTGACCGTTCCACGCTGTGGTTCCGCGTGCTGGCCGCGGTTGCGGTGCTGGGCGCAGTGCTGGGCGCGGCGTACTGCCTGCGTGTGCTGCGCATCGTCTGGATGGGTGACACCGAACGCACCGCGCCCGCCGAACCCGAGGTCGCCACCGACGCGCGCGGCGTCGAGATCGTCGTGCTCGGCACGCTCGCGCTCGCGACCATCGTGCTGGGAGTCCTGCCCACCATGCTGCTGCACACCACGTCCGGGGCAGTCACCCATCTGGTCTCGGCGGTGCTGCGATGACGATCAGTTACGACTGGTGGCTGCTGGCGCCGGTGCTCGTTCCGGCGGTCGGAGCCGTGCTGCTGCTCGTGCTCGACGCGATCGCGCCACGCCTGGGCCGGGCCCACTGGTGGCTCGCGACCGTCCTGCTGCTTGCCGCGGCCGCGACCGTCGTCATGCGTATGCCGCACGGCGACGCCACTCGCCAGACGCTGTGCGTGCGTGGCGGCTCATGCTTCTACGCGCTGGACCACGTCGGTGCCGGATTGCAACTGGCTGCACTGGTCGGAGCCGCCGTGATCGCGCTGCTCGCCGGGCCGATCCGGGTTCCGGCTGAACGAGCGGCCGTGCAGGCAGTGCTCCTGCTGGCGTCGGCGGCGGGCGCCGCCGGCGTCGCCGGCGCGCGTGACCTGGGCTCATGGCTGGTGCTGCTGGAGCTTGCGACGATCCCCTCGATCGCCTTGGTGGCGCTGCGGGGTCGGCGATCGGCGACCGACGGATCGCTCGCGCTGCTGACGACCGCGCTGGTGAGCTTCGCCATCACCGTCATGGGTGCAGCGCTGTGGTTCGCCGCCACCGGCTCGGCGATGATCGACAGCGCTGCCGTGCAGACCGCGATCTCCGACCCGGACAACCGGCGCGTGCTGATCCTGGCGATCATGTTCATCGTCGCGGGGCTGGCCTTCAAGCTCTCGCTGGTTCCCTTCCACACCTGGACCCCCGAGGCCTTCGGCGGCGCATCGGTGCCGATCGGCGGATTCCTGGCGGTCACGTCCAAGGTGGCCGCGCTCTCGGCATTGCTCGTCATCTTCCGGACGGTCCCGCTGATCGGATCATCGTCGATGGTGACCGTCGCCGTGCTGGCGGGCCTGTCGATGACCGTCGGCAACGTCATGGCTTTGCGTGAGCGGCAGACCCTGCGCTTCCTGGCCTGGTCGACGGTGTCGCAGGCCGGCTGGGTCGTGCTGCCGCTCGCATCGACCGCTGGTTCGGCGATCCGGGCATCCGCTGGCTACCTGCTGGTCTACGTGCTCGCGACGATCGTGGTCTTCGCGGTCGTCACGGCGCTGGCGCATGCCGACGGCCGCGACGAGGCGACGGCGCTTGCGTCATACGGCGGGTTGTTCCGTCGCCGGCCGCTGCTGGCGCTCACGCTGTCCTTGGCGCTGCTGGCGTTGATGGGGCTGCCACCCGCGCTCGTCGGCCTGGTCGCCAAGGTGCTGGCCTTCGAACCGGTCGTCGGCTCCTCGATGTGGCCCCTGGCGATCGTCGCCGCCGTCAACGCGATGCTCGGTGTGGCGGTCTATCTGCGTTGGCTGCGGATCCTGTTCGGTGCCCGCCGCGAACCGGTTCATGCCGGGCAGGTCCACCCGGTGCACCAGGTCGTGCTGCTGCTCGGTCTCGTCGCGCTGGCCGTCACGAGCGTCGCTCCCGGGCTGCTGCTGGGACTCGTCGGCCACTGAGACCGGGCCTGGAACAAAGGGCACGCAGCCAGGCGTTTTGCCCGATATGCACCATCACTTCAACGGCCTGAAGACCGCCGCCCTCTTCGGCGGCATCTGGGCGATCCTGCTCGCGATCGGCGCGCTGGTCGCAGGAGGCCGCTACATCTGGATCTTCGCGCTCATCGGTGTCGCGACAACGGCATACAGCTACTGGAATTCCGACAAGATCGCGATCAAGGCGATGCGCGCCTATCCGGTCAGCGAGATCCAGGCTCCGGTGATGTACCGCATCGTGCGCGAGTTGTCGACGGCGGCCGGCAAGCCGATGCCGCAGCTCTACGTCTCGCCCACCCAGGCGCCGAATGCCTTCGCCACCGGCCGCAATCCGCAGCACGCCGCCGTGTGCTGCACCGAGGGCATCCTGCAACTGCTGGACGAGCGCGAACTGCGCGGCGTGCTCGGCCACGAGCTCATGCACGTCTACAACCGCGACATCCTGACCTCCTCGAT is a genomic window containing:
- the nuoK gene encoding NADH-quinone oxidoreductase subunit NuoK; translation: MIHPLLPFTLVGLLFGIGLYGVLARRNAVLLLIGVELMLAASGLLFVTVGSLTTDAMRSGQVLTIFVITIAAAEIAVALAVVLAVFRARGTIDLAQAGEDD
- a CDS encoding NADH-quinone oxidoreductase subunit N; protein product: MTISYDWWLLAPVLVPAVGAVLLLVLDAIAPRLGRAHWWLATVLLLAAAATVVMRMPHGDATRQTLCVRGGSCFYALDHVGAGLQLAALVGAAVIALLAGPIRVPAERAAVQAVLLLASAAGAAGVAGARDLGSWLVLLELATIPSIALVALRGRRSATDGSLALLTTALVSFAITVMGAALWFAATGSAMIDSAAVQTAISDPDNRRVLILAIMFIVAGLAFKLSLVPFHTWTPEAFGGASVPIGGFLAVTSKVAALSALLVIFRTVPLIGSSSMVTVAVLAGLSMTVGNVMALRERQTLRFLAWSTVSQAGWVVLPLASTAGSAIRASAGYLLVYVLATIVVFAVVTALAHADGRDEATALASYGGLFRRRPLLALTLSLALLALMGLPPALVGLVAKVLAFEPVVGSSMWPLAIVAAVNAMLGVAVYLRWLRILFGARREPVHAGQVHPVHQVVLLLGLVALAVTSVAPGLLLGLVGH
- a CDS encoding NADH-quinone oxidoreductase subunit B: MPRVGAAQVAAPKPMRLVLNWGRRYSLWVFNFGLACCAIEFIAASMARHDFIRLGVIPFAPGPRQADLMVVSGTVTDKMAPAVRRLYDQMPEPKYVISFGACSNSGGPYWDSYCVTKGVDQLIPVDVYVPGCPPRPEALLNGILVLQQQIAGEKLRGRALRDRLGPYAGRRVSAAEVSRPLVAPPEVAQ
- a CDS encoding complex I subunit 4 family protein; amino-acid sequence: MVIALLAAPLVPIVLGLALIVLDRSPRVIGARTAFVAAIVATLVALGCSIAVARQRPTLDQAWVPQIGMRLHLGVDGISVPLLLLTAAVGVLVVLHARHEQPGGGTPGTYFGCLLLVIGGGIASFVVQDAISFFLAFEVVLIPMWVLVNRFGDPRDADERSRAATTFVLYTVLGSTLMLVGILALVTSAGTSDLTQLAHHHLSAGRQTIIAVILLVGLGIKVPLWPLHSWLPRAHTVAPTAASMLLAAVLLKMGTYGVVRLVIAPLPEGVQRLAPYVGTLAVIGIVWGGLVCLVERSLKRLIAWSSVAHMGFVMLALMSGTVIGVQAALFANIAHGIASALLFAVVGGLKKRWGGDDLDTARRALRDASPRLSLALVIGLAASLGLPGLAGFWGEALTILGAWNPGGDRSTLWFRVLAAVAVLGAVLGAAYCLRVLRIVWMGDTERTAPAEPEVATDARGVEIVVLGTLALATIVLGVLPTMLLHTTSGAVTHLVSAVLR
- a CDS encoding NuoI/complex I 23 kDa subunit family protein; the encoded protein is MSTFLSGLAKGMATTARTMTQHAHTQQYPHVHPDLPNRSRGVIALLEENCTSCMLCARECPDWCIYIDSHKETVEPGPEGGRARQHNVLDRFAIDFSLCMYCGICIDVCPFDALFWSPEFEYSETDIRNLLHEKDKLGEWMPTVPPPEATAVIATDVTAVAASTAAPDSAPVDSPAVDADPGETP
- the htpX gene encoding zinc metalloprotease HtpX, which codes for MHHHFNGLKTAALFGGIWAILLAIGALVAGGRYIWIFALIGVATTAYSYWNSDKIAIKAMRAYPVSEIQAPVMYRIVRELSTAAGKPMPQLYVSPTQAPNAFATGRNPQHAAVCCTEGILQLLDERELRGVLGHELMHVYNRDILTSSIAAALAGIITSVAQMMMFFGMFGGGGNNDEDRPNPIAMLAMAFLAPVAASVIQMAISRTREYDADEDGSKLTGDPLALASALRKLEAGTAAVPLAPEPKVVNASHMMIANPFRAQDVSRWMSTHPPTEARIKRLEDQAYGRQIR
- a CDS encoding NADH-quinone oxidoreductase subunit A, whose amino-acid sequence is MTGYLVLAGVGVVGALLFAASMTARRLLAPRAPSPAKLTTYESGVDPVTGGWAQSHIRYVAYAFLYVVFAVDAVYLFPWALVLRNHRLGVVSLVEMGIFIAVVLVGLLHAARRGLLTWSDHKEPQ
- a CDS encoding NADH-quinone oxidoreductase subunit J family protein, with translation MTTYDVLFTIAGVISAGSGILAVGTKHLVHAALWLVVSLTALCGCYLVLGAELVALVQLLVYVGAVVVLVLFALMLTRAPIGRSHDHDTSLLQRAAALVVGAATAALLAAVLVAAFGTQTVAIHGGTSQQLATQLFGTWVWPFELLSALLLVALVAALALSRLRIRTRADVEAGQS
- a CDS encoding complex I subunit 1/NuoH family protein, with amino-acid sequence MTLSEIVVRAVCVLVAFLVLPLLVGQTEHKVMAHMQGRLGPMEAGGFHGWAQLVADGIKFSQKEDIVPLAADKRVFRLAPALGIVAYLLALAVIPFGPGFYGATVPASLVFLLAVTGFGTVGTLMAGWSSGNKYALLGGLRSAAQLVSYELPLILTCASFAIAAGSLSLTGILHAWSPWWLLWQLPGAVVLVVAATAELQRPPFDMPVADSELVMGPYTEYTGLRFALFLLAEYAGIVVMSLLLSVLYLGGWHGPFPGTVGWLWTLLKGFVIAVLIIWVRVAWPRLREDQLQRVAWLGLVPIALFQLALTAVVVVVMNR
- a CDS encoding NADH-quinone oxidoreductase subunit C gives rise to the protein MTDEASAAAYQIPWKTCEFGDWSATLEQQREDGFTFFDFITAVDETDAEPAGFDVVAHLYDVTPGHLREIFVRTRVPDGQAIASVTSLWPGAAWHERETHEMFGIAFEGFTDASGSGLRPLLLPDGFDGTPLRKSFVLVARASKPWPGAKEPGGDSKDGKPARAPRRRMQPPGVPDESWGPR
- a CDS encoding NADH-quinone oxidoreductase subunit L, yielding MRASTVLASSVFDQHTLALHLGIQPSHLAILLPAAVAALVVLVTRGSSRAAFVVAATGSFLGLLAAIALLAQQVKGGAVVDPRTIGALPVGTDLGIPLRLHVNDLAALVSVAVALVSWTVQLFARWYLFSDPRYRQFAATVGLFTAAMQLVVLSGDVLLTVVGWELMGWCSYLLIGHESERGKARRAAYKAFIVTRLADAPFLVGLVALAIGAHSTSISAIVTHWSTVAHDHHAALAAAMICIVCGVAGKSAQFPFQDWLPDAMEGPTPASALIHAATMVAAGTVVLASLLPLLERSDPARLVLTISAAISTVLAAVLAFCQHDLKKLLAWSTVSQVGLMLLGLAVMPVGGTASLGIEHLLAHAMFKALLFLTFGWLAVLAGGTAVERFSGALNRHRGPRTLVGIGLLSLAGVPPLMGFVSKDLIVDQAARQAVDGSLVGQIAFVALICVVALTAAYTTRVWLILTRRTGSQRVQTLRAIEDSYDVRDVGIVEMLVGSAPVDAHGRPVEIPEPEPEPEPVYDDEPDPSVPRPGAGARAGLQLLAIFAIVGGALVFTPLLDIDWRHSDGWLIAAALVLMAAVALLVRWMSIGTVYGDAAARLPLPLRSSASRGLDVDAVYQRAVARPVLALAHAVSGVESRLDRTVQSAPAVTTALARRGASWHTRKPETGLVAVALGLVIAALVGATLW